A window of Solanum stenotomum isolate F172 chromosome 3, ASM1918654v1, whole genome shotgun sequence contains these coding sequences:
- the LOC125858869 gene encoding uncharacterized protein LOC125858869 encodes MKEEIAKVIKELDYSSEEVGLKYENLCIYLDLDLPERFKMPKFVTFNGTGNPLAHLKAYCDQLVGFGKNEEFLMRLFNRSLNGEALELFKLQELKQWASWNALAKNFDETFGHNVESAPDRYYLEKIKQKISENYREYTLRWRKKVARVQPPMFEREISEMFIRTQKPEYYERML; translated from the coding sequence ATGAAGGAAGAGATCGCGAAAGTGATAAAAGAACTTGATTACTCTTCAGAAGAGGTGGGGCTGAAGTATGAAAATTTATGCATTTATCTAGATTTGGACCTTCCAGAAAGGTTCAAAATGCCAAAGTTCGTCACTTTTAATGGAACTGGAAATCCTCTAGCACATCTTAAAGCTTATTGTGATCAACTCGTGGGATTTGGCAAGAACGAAGAATTTTTGATGCGCCTCTTCAATCGAAGTCTAAATGGAGAAGCTCTAGAGTTATTTAAATTGCAAGAATTAAAACAATGGGCGAGTTGGAATGCACTCGCAAAGAATTTTGATGAAACATTTGGACATAACGTAGAATCGGCCCCTGATCGCTACTATTTGGAGAAGATCAAACAGAAGATTTCAGAAAACTATCGAGAGTACACTCTTCGTTGGAGAAAAAAAGTTGCAAGAGTTCAACCTCCTATGTTTGAACGTGAAATCTCTGAAATGTTTATTCGGACTCAAAAGCCTGAGTACTATGAGAGAATGTTGTGA